The following proteins come from a genomic window of Pirellula staleyi DSM 6068:
- a CDS encoding DUF1559 domain-containing protein has protein sequence MTNRDSSLRTDCMIGLVLLVLAGSIGSPLILQQRELARKESCTANLTAFGKGFQEYVDKQGHYPAVFTRIPVNHGWVVRLLPYMGHEAITEKYDFSVFWSDPLNAEAIATPVREFECPSAIYPGRIAVGTLPGNQHPYRGAVLDYLATNRISPQVRESGFLPESTRVNGILSREGVCPPREIRDGTSCTTLMAEVAGTPAKYVFREKEAEPMYKQRGFGAWADGGTYFQGHGHQKNGRDWPGPCAVNCTNDDAVYSFHERGANVLYADGKVRFVSESLDVYILLAAITRDNGELLYPHELGSTPHD, from the coding sequence ATGACCAACCGTGATAGCTCGCTGCGGACCGATTGCATGATCGGACTGGTCTTGCTTGTCCTGGCAGGCTCGATTGGCTCACCGCTGATACTTCAGCAGCGCGAACTAGCGCGAAAAGAGTCGTGCACTGCCAACCTGACAGCCTTTGGAAAGGGATTTCAAGAGTATGTCGATAAGCAGGGGCACTACCCGGCCGTCTTCACGCGCATTCCCGTGAATCATGGCTGGGTGGTGCGACTCTTGCCTTACATGGGGCATGAAGCGATTACCGAGAAGTATGACTTCTCTGTCTTCTGGAGCGATCCGCTGAATGCCGAAGCGATCGCTACGCCAGTACGTGAGTTTGAATGTCCCTCGGCAATCTATCCCGGTCGCATAGCAGTCGGCACGCTTCCGGGAAATCAGCATCCTTACCGTGGAGCTGTGCTCGACTATCTCGCGACTAATCGCATTTCGCCCCAAGTGCGCGAATCGGGTTTTCTCCCCGAGTCGACTCGCGTGAATGGAATTCTCTCGCGTGAAGGAGTTTGCCCGCCACGTGAAATTCGGGATGGAACTTCCTGCACGACTCTCATGGCCGAAGTGGCAGGAACACCTGCCAAGTATGTGTTTCGCGAGAAAGAAGCTGAGCCGATGTACAAGCAGCGAGGCTTTGGCGCTTGGGCCGATGGAGGGACTTACTTCCAGGGGCATGGTCACCAAAAGAATGGCCGCGACTGGCCTGGACCATGCGCAGTCAACTGCACCAACGACGACGCGGTCTACAGTTTTCACGAGCGCGGCGCCAATGTGTTGTATGCCGATGGGAAAGTCCGATTCGTCAGCGAATCGCTCGATGTCTACATCTTGCTGGCAGCCATCACGCGCGATAATGGCGAGCTTTTGTACCCCCATGAACTAGGTTCCACTCCCCACGATTAG
- a CDS encoding DUF1501 domain-containing protein — MRAPRIDRRDWLRTMSVGGVSLAAAASASWLGQLAQGAPQETTLAKHVIVLWMNGGPSTMDLWDLKPGKPTGGPFRTIETAVPGIQISEHLPKLAARMKDLAIVRSMTSKEGDHERASFFLRTGYAPQGAIQFPALGSLISHEIGDAEGALPRFISVAPTRVMRTVGGGFLGSSTAPLLVGERAIVPADLQVADLAPHPSLDDASQQTRLAMLADLERSLAARRTGEVLGGIEAATAGALRMMQPAARRAFALEEESAATRAAYGTTLFGQGCLLARRLVERGVSFVEVTLDGWDTHRDNFQQVAQLSSNVDNAFAALLNDLADRGLLESTLVVWQGEFGRTPKINENSGRDHWPKSWSTVLAGGGIRGGQALGKTSADGMEITDAPLGVPDLIHTICHTLGIDPRKQNASNVGRPIRIADPEARLIKELL, encoded by the coding sequence ATGCGAGCTCCACGAATCGATCGTCGCGACTGGCTCCGCACAATGTCGGTAGGGGGCGTTTCACTAGCTGCTGCCGCTTCTGCAAGTTGGCTCGGACAACTGGCCCAGGGAGCGCCCCAGGAAACCACTCTTGCGAAGCATGTAATTGTGCTCTGGATGAACGGTGGACCCTCCACGATGGACCTGTGGGACTTAAAGCCAGGCAAGCCGACCGGTGGTCCGTTCCGCACGATAGAGACCGCAGTTCCTGGGATTCAGATTTCGGAGCATCTTCCTAAACTGGCCGCGCGGATGAAGGATCTGGCGATCGTGCGCTCGATGACCTCGAAAGAAGGGGACCACGAGCGCGCATCGTTTTTCCTGCGTACCGGCTATGCTCCGCAGGGGGCTATTCAGTTTCCAGCTCTTGGCTCCTTGATTAGTCATGAAATTGGTGATGCGGAGGGGGCTTTGCCACGCTTCATCAGCGTGGCACCAACGCGCGTGATGCGCACGGTGGGTGGCGGTTTTTTAGGCTCCAGCACCGCGCCGCTGCTCGTCGGAGAACGGGCGATTGTTCCGGCCGATTTGCAAGTGGCCGATCTTGCGCCGCATCCATCGCTCGACGATGCCTCGCAGCAAACGCGGCTGGCTATGCTCGCCGACCTGGAACGCTCCTTAGCAGCGCGCCGTACAGGTGAAGTGCTCGGAGGTATCGAAGCTGCAACCGCTGGCGCGCTACGGATGATGCAGCCCGCAGCACGTCGCGCTTTCGCGCTCGAGGAAGAGTCCGCAGCAACGCGCGCCGCTTATGGCACCACACTCTTTGGGCAAGGTTGCTTGCTCGCACGTCGCCTTGTCGAGCGCGGTGTTTCGTTCGTCGAAGTGACGCTCGATGGCTGGGATACGCATCGCGATAACTTTCAGCAGGTCGCGCAGCTCTCGAGCAACGTCGACAACGCCTTCGCCGCACTCCTAAACGATCTAGCTGACCGTGGATTGCTGGAGTCGACCCTTGTTGTCTGGCAAGGAGAGTTCGGGCGCACACCCAAGATCAACGAAAACAGTGGACGGGATCACTGGCCCAAATCGTGGAGCACCGTTCTCGCAGGTGGTGGCATTCGTGGTGGTCAAGCACTCGGCAAGACCAGCGCCGACGGCATGGAAATCACCGATGCGCCGCTGGGAGTCCCCGATCTGATTCACACGATTTGTCACACGCTCGGCATCGATCCGCGCAAGCAAAATGCTTCGAACGTCGGGCGTCCGATTCGCATTGCCGATCCAGAAGCGCGCCTCATCAAGGAGCTGTTATGA
- a CDS encoding DUF1559 domain-containing protein: MLTASSYRWRRGFTLVELLVVIAIIGVLVALLLPAVQAAREAARRSQCNNNLKQIGIAFHNYHDTHGVLPPGAIHSNVNVSAVARAGWGWGTFILPFIEQSALYEKLQVSSRELHQVMNNTTLRPITQTKIPGYRCPSGVSPDLNDQRLFTNYDNTAAATSNYVGVSGTRWGGAEDWVVNGQDAFGALWVSSRIRLADFTDGTSNTFLVGEREWDDLAAVWVGVRNYNGTGDNGMRQNMGLVNVKPNIGGDPGKHGFSSKHPGGTLFVFADGHTNFIPDTIHFDNTNLNANNGNTANMGTYQRLGRRNDGEPVSIP, from the coding sequence ATGTTAACTGCGTCTTCCTATCGCTGGCGACGAGGCTTTACGCTTGTCGAACTGCTCGTTGTGATTGCCATCATCGGGGTTTTGGTCGCGCTGCTGCTACCAGCCGTTCAAGCGGCGCGCGAAGCGGCCCGACGTTCGCAGTGCAACAACAACCTGAAACAAATCGGCATCGCCTTTCACAACTATCACGACACGCATGGGGTCCTGCCGCCAGGCGCGATTCACTCCAATGTGAACGTGAGCGCGGTGGCTCGCGCGGGCTGGGGCTGGGGAACATTCATCCTTCCGTTCATCGAACAAAGTGCGCTCTACGAGAAACTCCAAGTCAGCTCGCGCGAGCTGCATCAGGTGATGAACAACACCACGCTTCGACCGATCACACAAACGAAAATTCCCGGTTATCGCTGCCCAAGTGGCGTTTCGCCCGACCTGAACGATCAGCGGCTGTTCACCAACTACGACAACACCGCCGCTGCCACGTCGAACTATGTCGGCGTTTCCGGAACGCGCTGGGGCGGTGCAGAAGACTGGGTTGTCAACGGCCAAGATGCTTTTGGCGCGCTCTGGGTTTCTAGCCGCATTCGGCTCGCCGATTTCACCGACGGCACAAGCAACACCTTTCTCGTTGGCGAACGTGAGTGGGACGACCTTGCCGCCGTGTGGGTGGGTGTGCGCAACTACAACGGCACGGGGGATAACGGCATGCGACAGAACATGGGGCTCGTGAACGTGAAGCCCAACATCGGTGGTGATCCCGGAAAACATGGTTTCTCGAGCAAGCATCCCGGCGGCACGCTGTTTGTATTTGCCGACGGTCACACCAATTTTATTCCTGACACAATTCACTTCGACAACACGAATCTGAATGCCAACAACGGCAATACCGCCAACATGGGAACCTATCAGCGCCTCGGGCGTCGCAACGATGGCGAACCAGTTTCTATTCCTTAA
- a CDS encoding DUF1559 domain-containing protein: MTWLHFERHRRRSAFTLVELLVVIAIIGVLVALLLPAVQAAREAARRMSCGNNMKQMGLALHNYHDVHNRFPLDRVSKPRHGWCALVLPFLEQTTLQNSYNFSFDYWDRENEVATQQVLKVFSCPSTPGGPVLILNNTNATINDIGNPPTSSRSGDYQALVGYIDPVQYSPSTDSGMMHTNKGRMADVTDGLSNTACISELAGRPDYYAAGKKLPDSSKPAWFNEWGAWAAPQRIFYSGYTHDGITRYGPCAMNCSNLEGIYSFHPGGAYVLMGDGSAQFMSKTIPVQLMYLLIRPSDGEPISLP, from the coding sequence ATGACTTGGTTGCATTTTGAGCGTCATCGCCGCAGATCGGCTTTCACGCTGGTAGAGCTCTTGGTGGTGATCGCCATCATAGGAGTCTTAGTGGCGCTCTTGCTGCCTGCTGTTCAGGCGGCTCGAGAAGCGGCACGGCGCATGAGTTGCGGCAATAATATGAAGCAAATGGGGCTTGCGCTCCACAACTACCATGATGTGCACAACCGATTTCCACTCGACCGAGTCAGTAAGCCACGGCATGGCTGGTGCGCTTTAGTGCTACCGTTCCTCGAGCAAACTACCCTGCAGAATAGTTATAATTTTAGCTTCGACTATTGGGATCGTGAAAATGAAGTGGCTACTCAGCAGGTCTTAAAAGTATTCTCCTGTCCTTCGACGCCAGGTGGTCCTGTATTAATACTGAATAATACGAATGCCACCATCAATGACATTGGAAATCCTCCCACCTCGAGTCGCTCGGGCGATTATCAAGCCTTGGTCGGTTATATTGATCCTGTGCAGTATTCCCCATCGACTGACTCGGGGATGATGCATACCAACAAAGGACGCATGGCCGATGTGACGGACGGACTTTCCAACACTGCTTGTATTTCCGAATTAGCTGGTCGCCCCGACTACTATGCGGCAGGAAAAAAACTCCCCGACTCTTCCAAGCCAGCTTGGTTCAATGAATGGGGAGCATGGGCCGCTCCCCAGCGAATCTTTTACAGTGGCTATACCCACGATGGAATCACACGCTATGGCCCCTGCGCGATGAATTGCAGCAATCTCGAAGGGATCTACTCGTTTCATCCCGGTGGGGCTTATGTGTTGATGGGAGATGGCTCGGCGCAGTTCATGTCGAAGACCATTCCTGTTCAGCTGATGTATCTACTGATTCGTCCCAGTGATGGCGAGCCGATTTCACTTCCCTAA
- a CDS encoding DUF1501 domain-containing protein codes for MLSQFITQHSSFLISRRDALRSAGAGFGYLALAGLLGANAPRLASGSEPPSVNPGPLAPKESHFPAKAKRVIFLFMQGCISQMDTWEYKPKLQASDGQVGPGGGTLTASKFKFAQHGETGTWVSELFPNLAKQVDKFCFLRGLHTDTPAHPQAVIQLHTGAAIASLTRPSMGAWLTYGLGTENQDLPGYITINPPPNFGGAVNYGSAFLPAHYQGTKINDQGYVPNLKATTASDLQRRQLDLLQSMNKDLARDPAAPTELDGVIESYELAFKMQGKVPELLDISQEPQHVLDAYGVKPGPAGSFARQCLMARRLSEAGVRFVEICQPGWDHHNNLHKGLINGCAMTDQPSAALLADLEQRGLLEDTLVIYGSEFGRLPTSQGVDGRDHNITGYTMWLAGAGVKKGFSYGATDDVGIHAVDGRMHTNDFHATLLAFLGLDHEKLTYKYAGRNFRLTDVAGQVVKEIFA; via the coding sequence ATGCTGTCGCAATTCATCACTCAACATTCCAGCTTCCTCATCTCGCGTCGCGATGCACTGCGAAGCGCGGGGGCAGGCTTCGGCTATCTCGCACTAGCGGGACTGCTGGGAGCGAACGCCCCTCGACTTGCCTCGGGTAGCGAGCCACCTTCGGTCAATCCCGGGCCTCTTGCTCCGAAAGAGTCTCACTTTCCTGCGAAGGCGAAGCGCGTGATCTTCTTGTTCATGCAAGGCTGCATCTCGCAAATGGACACCTGGGAATACAAGCCCAAGCTGCAAGCCTCCGATGGTCAGGTTGGTCCTGGTGGCGGAACGCTCACCGCATCGAAATTCAAGTTTGCCCAGCATGGCGAAACGGGAACTTGGGTCAGTGAGCTGTTTCCAAATCTGGCCAAGCAGGTCGATAAGTTCTGTTTTCTACGCGGACTGCACACCGATACACCAGCGCACCCACAAGCGGTCATTCAACTTCACACCGGTGCTGCCATTGCGTCCCTCACACGCCCTTCGATGGGGGCTTGGCTGACCTATGGACTTGGCACCGAAAATCAAGATCTTCCTGGCTACATCACCATCAATCCTCCACCGAACTTTGGCGGTGCAGTGAACTACGGTAGCGCATTCCTACCAGCGCATTACCAAGGGACAAAGATCAACGATCAAGGCTATGTGCCGAATCTCAAGGCGACAACGGCAAGCGACCTGCAGCGCCGACAGCTTGACCTGCTGCAGTCGATGAACAAAGACCTCGCCCGCGATCCAGCTGCCCCTACCGAACTCGATGGCGTGATCGAGTCGTATGAACTGGCATTCAAGATGCAGGGAAAAGTGCCAGAATTACTCGACATTTCGCAAGAACCGCAGCATGTGCTCGATGCCTATGGTGTCAAGCCGGGACCCGCAGGAAGCTTTGCGCGACAATGCTTGATGGCCCGTCGCTTGAGCGAAGCGGGGGTGCGATTTGTGGAGATTTGCCAGCCAGGCTGGGATCATCACAACAACTTGCATAAGGGGCTCATTAACGGCTGCGCGATGACCGATCAGCCCTCGGCCGCACTGCTGGCAGATCTCGAGCAACGCGGCTTGCTCGAAGATACGCTCGTGATTTATGGCAGCGAGTTTGGTCGACTTCCAACTTCGCAAGGAGTGGATGGTCGCGACCATAACATCACCGGCTACACCATGTGGCTCGCTGGCGCTGGAGTGAAAAAAGGATTCTCCTACGGAGCAACCGACGACGTGGGCATTCATGCGGTCGATGGCCGAATGCACACCAACGACTTCCACGCCACGCTGCTCGCGTTCTTGGGGCTCGACCACGAAAAACTGACGTACAAATACGCAGGTCGCAATTTCCGCCTCACCGATGTTGCCGGTCAGGTGGTGAAAGAGATTTTTGCCTAA
- a CDS encoding DUF1559 domain-containing protein has protein sequence MNTRPISLSNQRHAFTLVELLVVIAIIGVLVALLLPAVQAAREAARRMQCSNNLRQVGLASHNFHDTLGFLPPAFIGDNSDTPNGWATWGALVLPYMEGGNQFAKWDVTRRASLQPLEAYQPQIKAYVCPSRQLPVLSVNDFATPGGSLSDYACAFGTAADYTSSNGAMIPNMPFVVLDSASGEYRVSKWSGQLTLADLTDGTSNTFLYGEKHIRPNSLRGKNEDRSIFSGVRNTHRRMCGIAANGDQRPLLPPQVQAAALANSSFGGPHPGVCQFVFADGSTKPVRITASLDTLTRLVRRNDGEVIAGDY, from the coding sequence ATGAATACGCGACCAATCTCCCTATCGAATCAACGCCACGCCTTTACGCTTGTTGAACTGCTCGTCGTCATCGCGATCATCGGTGTACTAGTAGCACTGCTACTTCCCGCCGTCCAAGCTGCTCGCGAAGCGGCCCGTCGCATGCAATGCAGCAACAACCTGCGACAAGTGGGGCTCGCGTCACACAACTTTCACGACACACTCGGCTTCCTTCCCCCCGCCTTCATCGGTGACAACTCCGATACTCCAAATGGCTGGGCGACTTGGGGCGCGCTGGTACTCCCTTACATGGAAGGGGGCAACCAGTTTGCTAAATGGGATGTAACGCGACGTGCGTCGCTTCAGCCGCTCGAGGCCTATCAGCCACAGATCAAGGCTTACGTATGCCCCTCGCGTCAACTGCCGGTCCTGAGTGTCAATGATTTCGCGACCCCTGGAGGCTCCCTTTCGGATTACGCTTGCGCGTTCGGAACAGCGGCCGACTACACCTCTTCCAATGGCGCGATGATTCCCAACATGCCATTCGTTGTGCTTGATTCCGCGAGTGGCGAGTATCGGGTCTCTAAGTGGTCGGGGCAATTGACACTGGCCGACCTAACTGATGGGACTTCGAACACGTTTCTCTATGGCGAGAAACATATCCGCCCTAACTCACTGCGTGGGAAAAACGAAGATCGAAGCATTTTTAGTGGCGTCCGCAACACACATCGTCGCATGTGCGGAATCGCAGCCAATGGCGATCAACGCCCACTCCTCCCTCCTCAAGTTCAGGCGGCTGCTTTGGCCAACAGCAGCTTTGGAGGACCTCACCCCGGGGTGTGCCAGTTTGTGTTCGCCGACGGTAGCACTAAACCGGTGCGGATTACCGCCTCACTCGACACACTGACCCGCCTAGTGCGGCGCAACGATGGCGAAGTGATCGCTGGGGACTACTAA
- a CDS encoding DUF1549 and DUF1553 domain-containing protein — protein MLLALQTVAHTLWAIDQPELTAKIDAHLSHAWSDASLPAPLPASDATFLRRVMLDLVGRIPTANETRTFLDDRDPHKRAQLIVRLLETPTHLREQARFWRKSWMPQTETPQFAPLARPAEAWLLDAIARRQPLNTIAQQLLAPQRISPQSKGSTNSATFEDAPRSFLAISQYQPELIAANASRAFLGVNLDCAQCHDHPFSRWSQEEFWQTAAFFVRTDAGTEAAAGELKIKIPNSDRVVEAKLFTAETLEWPEQPNRDSGREMFAAWATSPSNRLFARAIVNRLWAKYFGRGIVEPLDDLSDENKPTHPELLDELERALVASDFDARLLIASIVNSRAYQGADDSATRASEGADFPYFTSPAARLLNAEQLDISLHVAAGIPWERAEESVSYDRSERESFLDRFQDDSTRAATRSIPQSLTLMNGSLIARVTDPKSSPAVLAIADAPFLGPTEQLESLFLMTLNRFPTMSEQQILSKYLDPTTNSDARRRTISHLLWALLNSSEFQIVP, from the coding sequence TTGCTGCTCGCACTGCAAACTGTCGCGCACACCCTCTGGGCAATCGACCAGCCCGAGCTAACAGCGAAGATCGACGCTCATCTATCGCACGCTTGGTCCGATGCGTCGCTCCCCGCCCCTTTGCCAGCTTCTGACGCCACCTTCTTGCGCCGCGTGATGCTCGACCTGGTCGGACGGATCCCCACTGCGAATGAGACCCGCACCTTCTTAGATGATCGCGACCCACACAAGCGAGCCCAGCTGATCGTCCGACTTTTGGAAACTCCCACGCACCTCCGCGAGCAAGCCAGATTTTGGCGTAAGTCTTGGATGCCTCAGACCGAGACACCGCAGTTCGCCCCTCTCGCGCGGCCTGCGGAAGCATGGCTGCTCGATGCCATCGCGCGTCGTCAGCCGCTCAACACCATCGCCCAACAGCTGCTTGCGCCACAAAGAATCTCGCCACAATCTAAAGGCTCGACAAACTCTGCTACTTTCGAGGATGCGCCACGCTCGTTCCTGGCGATATCGCAGTATCAACCGGAGCTAATTGCTGCCAACGCATCGCGCGCCTTTCTGGGAGTTAATCTCGATTGCGCTCAGTGCCACGATCATCCCTTTTCGCGATGGAGCCAAGAAGAGTTTTGGCAGACGGCGGCATTTTTTGTTCGTACAGACGCTGGAACCGAAGCTGCAGCGGGTGAGCTGAAAATCAAGATTCCTAACAGCGATCGTGTGGTCGAAGCCAAGCTCTTCACAGCGGAAACGCTCGAGTGGCCCGAGCAGCCAAATCGCGACTCCGGTCGCGAGATGTTTGCCGCCTGGGCCACATCGCCGAGTAATCGGCTGTTTGCTCGCGCCATCGTCAATCGTCTCTGGGCCAAGTATTTCGGTCGAGGAATTGTCGAGCCTCTCGATGATCTTTCCGACGAAAATAAACCGACGCATCCCGAACTGCTTGATGAACTTGAGCGCGCACTGGTTGCCAGCGATTTCGACGCCCGACTTCTCATCGCCTCGATCGTCAACTCACGTGCCTATCAAGGGGCTGACGACTCAGCCACTCGAGCCAGTGAAGGAGCTGATTTTCCTTACTTCACCTCACCTGCCGCGCGACTGCTAAACGCCGAGCAGCTCGATATCAGTCTGCATGTTGCCGCTGGCATTCCCTGGGAGCGTGCGGAGGAAAGCGTGTCGTACGATCGCTCGGAACGCGAGAGTTTTCTCGATCGTTTTCAAGACGACTCGACACGTGCTGCTACACGATCGATTCCCCAGTCACTCACGCTCATGAACGGCTCGCTCATCGCGCGTGTGACTGATCCAAAATCTAGTCCTGCAGTCCTGGCAATTGCCGATGCACCGTTCCTGGGCCCAACCGAGCAGTTGGAGTCACTCTTTTTGATGACTCTCAATCGCTTTCCTACCATGAGCGAGCAACAAATCCTCTCTAAGTATTTAGATCCCACAACCAACTCAGATGCTCGTCGGCGCACGATCTCGCATCTGCTCTGGGCACTCCTCAATAGTAGCGAGTTTCAAATCGTTCCTTAA
- a CDS encoding PSD1 and planctomycete cytochrome C domain-containing protein: MACSGIALAIEAPEVDPQKIEFFEKEVRPILVSNCYNCHSADNKAAGGLRVDDHLGLLAGGSSGPAIVPGKPDESILIQAIRYEGFEMPPKKRLADDEVATLVKWVADGAVWPVEQIATSIGKPNEQYDKLKTEHWAWQPLAQANVPSVQNTAWPRTEIDHFILAKLEAANLSPVEDADKLSLLRRVTFDLTGLPPTPEEIDAYVADESANAFEKVVDRLLSSPAYGERWGRHWLDIARYGESTGSARNVPYPHAWRYRDYVIKSIGEDKPYDQFLKEQIAGDLLPAISPTQKAEQLTATGFLALGVKDVNQRFKVRFIMDNVDEQIDTVTRSVLGLTVSCARCHDHKFDPIPTADYYALAGIFTSTDLCAGVRNKMGGGGLDYYDSAMLIQVGVATGEKAHVTAQVEELQAKVEAAKSEFERLRDSAEGEEKAPNGRPKRQVARQKLNRLQQELLALTDPATQVDVAHGVRDAKQIADTQVRIRGEAERIGPVVPRGFLSLVNVPDARPMNTSQSGRLELAEWLTSSQNPLTSRVIANRVWHYLLGKGLVQSVDNFGVTGDTPSHPELLDHLAAKFVADGWSLKKAIRSVVLSRAYQLSAAAGDSQMSVDPANRLVWRHSPRRLEAEELRDAMLAVASSLDVKNPGASPAAELKMMEIRNNGPEAAKLSDLALASKHRSIYLPLVRGIVPTSLGVFDFAEQGMVTGSRDVTTVSTQALYLLNDPLVRRQSLVLADQLLADSTLSDEARLSVVYRRTLGRTPSSEELLRATEFLDSYEQVWLAAKSQASADAPEVAVDQPAETTADAATANTNAAANATANAIVDPDNVDQTDLTVRNDSVEAATSKSAALAAFVQAIFGSAEFRYVK; encoded by the coding sequence ATGGCCTGCAGCGGCATCGCGCTCGCCATTGAAGCCCCCGAGGTCGATCCACAAAAGATCGAGTTTTTCGAAAAGGAGGTTCGGCCGATCCTGGTGAGCAATTGCTACAACTGCCATTCGGCTGATAACAAAGCAGCTGGCGGGTTGCGTGTCGACGACCATCTGGGGCTGCTGGCGGGCGGTAGTAGTGGCCCGGCAATTGTCCCTGGCAAGCCTGATGAAAGCATTTTGATTCAGGCGATTCGCTATGAGGGGTTTGAGATGCCCCCGAAGAAGCGACTCGCGGACGATGAAGTGGCTACTCTCGTGAAATGGGTGGCGGATGGTGCTGTATGGCCCGTCGAGCAGATTGCCACTTCGATCGGCAAACCGAACGAGCAATACGACAAACTAAAGACGGAGCACTGGGCTTGGCAGCCGCTGGCGCAAGCGAACGTCCCATCGGTTCAAAACACCGCTTGGCCTCGCACCGAGATTGACCACTTTATTCTCGCTAAGCTCGAAGCTGCCAACCTCAGTCCCGTCGAGGATGCGGACAAGCTGTCCCTCCTTCGACGCGTTACGTTCGACCTCACTGGACTTCCTCCCACACCTGAAGAAATCGATGCCTATGTCGCCGACGAATCGGCAAACGCCTTTGAGAAAGTGGTCGATCGACTCCTGTCTTCACCAGCCTATGGCGAGCGATGGGGCCGCCATTGGCTCGACATTGCCCGCTATGGCGAATCGACCGGTTCGGCTCGCAACGTCCCTTATCCTCATGCCTGGCGCTACCGCGACTATGTCATCAAGTCGATCGGTGAAGACAAACCCTACGATCAGTTCCTAAAGGAGCAAATTGCCGGTGACTTGTTGCCCGCAATCTCCCCAACGCAGAAGGCGGAGCAACTCACGGCGACAGGTTTTCTGGCACTTGGCGTGAAGGATGTGAATCAACGCTTTAAAGTTCGCTTCATCATGGACAACGTCGATGAACAGATCGACACAGTGACACGAAGCGTGCTCGGACTTACTGTCAGCTGTGCTCGTTGCCACGATCATAAGTTCGATCCGATTCCCACAGCCGACTACTATGCGCTGGCCGGCATTTTCACCAGCACCGATTTGTGTGCCGGCGTGCGAAACAAAATGGGTGGCGGCGGATTGGACTACTACGACTCGGCGATGCTTATTCAAGTGGGCGTAGCGACTGGCGAGAAGGCCCATGTCACGGCTCAAGTGGAAGAGCTTCAGGCAAAAGTCGAAGCGGCTAAGTCTGAATTCGAACGGCTGCGTGACTCAGCTGAAGGAGAAGAAAAAGCTCCCAACGGTCGCCCCAAACGCCAAGTGGCGCGACAGAAGCTCAATCGGCTTCAGCAAGAACTTTTGGCGCTCACCGATCCGGCAACTCAGGTCGATGTCGCCCACGGTGTCCGCGACGCCAAGCAGATTGCCGACACGCAAGTGCGCATCCGCGGCGAAGCTGAACGGATCGGACCGGTCGTCCCACGTGGTTTTCTGTCCCTCGTGAATGTTCCAGATGCTCGCCCTATGAACACCTCGCAGAGTGGCCGCTTGGAACTCGCCGAGTGGCTCACCAGCAGTCAGAATCCGCTCACCTCGCGAGTGATTGCCAATCGAGTGTGGCACTACTTGCTTGGCAAGGGATTGGTGCAAAGCGTCGACAACTTTGGTGTGACGGGCGACACACCTTCGCATCCTGAATTGCTCGACCATCTTGCTGCGAAGTTCGTTGCTGATGGGTGGTCGCTCAAGAAGGCAATTCGAAGCGTCGTCCTCTCGCGTGCTTATCAGCTTAGCGCTGCTGCGGGCGATTCGCAGATGAGTGTCGACCCAGCCAACAGGCTCGTTTGGCGTCATTCGCCTCGTCGACTTGAAGCGGAAGAACTGCGCGACGCGATGCTCGCCGTCGCCAGTTCGCTTGACGTCAAGAATCCAGGGGCGTCGCCAGCAGCAGAGCTCAAGATGATGGAGATTCGCAACAATGGACCTGAAGCTGCCAAACTTTCCGACCTCGCGCTGGCTAGCAAGCATCGCAGCATCTACTTGCCATTGGTACGAGGTATCGTTCCCACTTCTCTCGGCGTCTTCGACTTCGCAGAGCAAGGGATGGTAACTGGTTCGCGCGATGTCACCACGGTCTCGACGCAGGCTCTTTACTTGCTTAACGATCCGCTCGTAAGGCGTCAATCGCTCGTGCTTGCCGATCAGTTGCTTGCCGATAGCACACTATCAGATGAAGCTCGACTGTCTGTCGTCTATCGACGCACCCTTGGCCGCACTCCTTCGAGCGAGGAGCTTCTTCGAGCTACCGAGTTTCTCGATTCTTATGAGCAAGTCTGGCTCGCCGCAAAGAGCCAAGCTTCTGCCGACGCGCCGGAAGTTGCAGTCGATCAACCAGCAGAAACAACTGCCGATGCGGCGACTGCTAACACGAATGCTGCTGCTAACGCCACAGCAAATGCCATTGTCGATCCCGACAACGTCGATCAAACCGACCTGACGGTGCGAAACGATTCGGTCGAGGCTGCAACTAGCAAATCAGCTGCTCTCGCAGCGTTCGTTCAAGCGATTTTTGGATCAGCTGAATTTCGCTACGTGAAATAG